A window of the Jeotgalibacillus aurantiacus genome harbors these coding sequences:
- a CDS encoding copper amine oxidase, with the protein MKKQLKKAAAPILGMALLMPTAASAEETGSGADLRADLDYLLSEHFVLATNAMVKDYLDAPDEEAFIQALDQNAADMTPAIASIYGEEGAAEFERIFRGHNDYTADIVAAAQAEDDAARAAAEEEVEAFVTEFSAFLATATEGNLPQDAAEEAIRAHEEDVLAFFDAYVAEDYVGAFEAFREGYDHMFVISEALSGAIATQYPDQFGGDVSSAASDLRSTLNSLAGEHHALAVMGMISGIEGTADYDFVTWAEDMHTQDFKAAIASIYGDEAAGQFESVWTANHIEAEGALAAGLAAGDEEAVNTAKEQFATFANDFGAFLGAATEENLPTEDAQAAVLGHEELKQEAAQAYADGDYDTAVMKLREGYQYMYGVGEALGGAIAAQFPDQFGSEMPGDMPNAGLGGSQTEGNPDMALWTGLGVMALAAGGVFAVRRRTQN; encoded by the coding sequence ATGAAAAAACAACTTAAAAAAGCAGCCGCTCCAATTTTGGGAATGGCGCTATTAATGCCAACTGCAGCATCAGCAGAAGAAACAGGATCAGGCGCAGATCTTCGCGCTGACCTTGACTACTTATTATCAGAGCATTTCGTACTGGCAACTAACGCAATGGTGAAGGATTATCTGGATGCGCCGGATGAAGAGGCGTTTATTCAAGCGCTTGATCAGAATGCAGCAGATATGACGCCTGCCATTGCTTCTATTTATGGTGAAGAAGGGGCTGCTGAATTTGAGCGGATCTTCCGTGGACATAATGATTACACGGCGGATATCGTAGCAGCTGCACAGGCTGAAGATGATGCAGCCCGAGCGGCAGCAGAGGAAGAAGTAGAGGCATTTGTTACTGAGTTTTCAGCATTTTTAGCTACAGCAACTGAAGGTAACCTTCCACAGGATGCAGCAGAGGAAGCAATTCGTGCTCATGAAGAAGACGTACTTGCCTTCTTTGACGCTTATGTGGCAGAAGACTATGTAGGTGCCTTTGAAGCATTCCGTGAAGGCTATGATCATATGTTTGTGATTTCTGAAGCATTATCCGGTGCGATCGCAACACAATATCCCGATCAATTTGGAGGAGACGTATCATCAGCCGCATCTGATCTCCGTTCAACGCTGAACAGTCTGGCTGGAGAGCACCATGCATTAGCGGTAATGGGTATGATCAGCGGTATTGAAGGAACTGCAGATTATGATTTTGTTACATGGGCAGAAGATATGCATACACAGGATTTTAAAGCAGCGATTGCTTCTATTTATGGTGATGAAGCAGCCGGTCAGTTTGAAAGTGTATGGACTGCTAACCATATTGAAGCAGAAGGTGCTTTAGCGGCAGGTCTTGCTGCAGGTGATGAAGAAGCAGTGAATACGGCTAAAGAGCAATTTGCAACATTTGCTAACGACTTTGGCGCATTCCTTGGCGCTGCAACAGAGGAAAACCTGCCAACTGAAGATGCACAGGCAGCTGTTTTAGGTCATGAAGAACTGAAACAGGAAGCAGCACAGGCTTATGCAGATGGAGACTATGACACGGCAGTGATGAAGCTGCGTGAAGGCTACCAGTACATGTATGGTGTTGGAGAAGCATTAGGTGGAGCCATTGCAGCCCAGTTCCCTGATCAGTTCGGCAGTGAAATGCCTGGCGATATGCCGAATGCAGGCTTAGGTGGAAGCCAGACAGAAGGAAATCCCGACATGGCACTGTGGACCGGACTTGGCGTGATGGCTCTTGCAGCAGGCGGCGTATTCGCAGTTCGCAGAAGAACGCAGAACTAA
- the mbcS gene encoding acyl-CoA synthetase MbcS: MTAENLIAPEQYNIAKELDQFAQDETRIAIKWLDAKGNRRDVSYQELVERTNQFALALKSRGIEKGDKVLIILPRLPEAYMSYLACLKAGIIAIPCSEMLRKKDLIYRIKHADAKGVIAFFETTAEVNAIDEDLTALHNKFIIGGSEDGWTSLEELADQQPTDYDGELTSRDDTAFLPYTSGTTGNPKGVIHTHAWGYAHVRTAAKEWLGVQEGDLVWATAAPGWQKWIWSPFLSTITLGATAFVYHGGFDADTYLSFLEKEEINVLCCTPTEYRLMAKLDNLDSYKLPELRSAVSAGEPLNRPVIEAFKNAFDVIVRDGYGQTENTLLVGTLQGMEVKPGSMGKPTPGNKVEIINEHGEPAKTGEVGDIAVHKDCPALFKEYYNDHERTQAAYRGEWYLTGDQATRDEDGYFWFEGRSDDIIISSGYTIGPFEVEDALLKHPAVRECAVVAAPDEIRGSIVKAYVVLRDENATGDEALVKELQNHTKEMTAPYKYPRQIEFIKELPKTTSGKIRRIELRQKQQA; encoded by the coding sequence ATGACTGCAGAAAACTTAATTGCACCAGAGCAGTACAACATTGCAAAAGAGCTGGACCAATTCGCACAGGATGAAACGAGAATCGCCATCAAGTGGCTGGATGCAAAAGGTAACAGACGGGATGTATCTTATCAGGAGCTTGTTGAGCGGACCAATCAGTTCGCATTGGCTTTAAAAAGCAGAGGAATTGAAAAAGGTGATAAGGTACTCATTATTTTACCGCGCCTTCCTGAAGCCTATATGAGCTACCTTGCCTGTCTGAAGGCAGGAATCATCGCGATTCCGTGTTCGGAAATGCTGCGCAAAAAAGATCTGATCTACAGGATCAAACATGCCGATGCTAAAGGGGTCATCGCATTTTTTGAAACAACAGCAGAAGTGAATGCGATTGATGAGGATCTGACAGCCTTACATAACAAATTCATTATTGGGGGTTCAGAAGACGGCTGGACATCACTCGAAGAGCTTGCAGACCAGCAGCCGACTGACTATGATGGTGAGCTGACGTCCCGTGATGATACCGCTTTTCTGCCTTATACTTCAGGTACAACAGGAAATCCTAAAGGAGTTATTCATACACACGCCTGGGGCTATGCCCATGTTCGTACGGCCGCCAAGGAGTGGCTCGGCGTTCAGGAGGGTGATCTTGTCTGGGCAACTGCTGCCCCTGGCTGGCAGAAATGGATCTGGAGTCCGTTTTTATCGACCATCACACTTGGCGCTACAGCCTTCGTGTACCACGGGGGATTTGATGCTGATACGTATCTGTCGTTCCTTGAAAAAGAGGAAATTAACGTTTTATGCTGCACCCCAACCGAGTACCGCCTGATGGCTAAACTCGATAACCTTGATTCCTACAAGCTGCCCGAGCTTCGCAGTGCTGTATCAGCCGGGGAGCCATTAAATCGCCCGGTGATTGAGGCGTTTAAAAATGCCTTTGATGTCATCGTGCGCGACGGCTACGGTCAGACGGAAAACACATTACTTGTCGGGACCCTTCAGGGAATGGAAGTAAAGCCAGGTTCCATGGGCAAGCCAACCCCTGGGAATAAAGTGGAGATTATCAACGAACACGGTGAGCCTGCAAAAACGGGTGAAGTCGGGGATATTGCCGTTCATAAGGATTGTCCTGCGCTATTTAAGGAATATTACAATGATCATGAACGTACACAGGCAGCCTACCGCGGTGAATGGTACTTAACAGGTGATCAGGCAACCCGTGATGAGGACGGCTATTTCTGGTTTGAAGGACGAAGCGATGATATTATTATCAGCTCCGGTTACACAATCGGTCCGTTTGAGGTCGAGGATGCCCTGCTGAAGCACCCGGCTGTCAGAGAATGTGCCGTTGTCGCCGCACCTGACGAAATCCGCGGAAGCATCGTCAAAGCCTACGTTGTGCTGCGCGATGAAAATGCGACAGGTGATGAAGCGCTGGTAAAAGAGCTCCAAAATCATACAAAGGAAATGACGGCACCTTATAAATATCCAAGACAAATTGAATTTATCAAGGAGTTGCCAAAAACAACTTCGGGTAAGATCCGCCGTATTGAGTTGAGACAGAAGCAGCAAGCGTGA
- a CDS encoding sigma-70 family RNA polymerase sigma factor, whose translation MNGSGLDRHTGLEWAMNEYGTSIKRFIYSYVKNWETAGDLAQDVFVTVYEKWATFEGRSSFKTWIFTIAANRSKDYLRSWHYRKISLSYSMADWGGSYDSAEAEVEQKENVQAVLSVMMTLPVKYREILLLHHDQDLNYQEMAEILSLPVSTVKTRIRRGHEKVRKSFLPEHRGISHE comes from the coding sequence TTGAACGGATCAGGATTAGATCGGCATACGGGCCTTGAATGGGCCATGAATGAGTATGGAACATCAATAAAAAGGTTTATTTATTCTTATGTGAAAAACTGGGAGACGGCAGGTGACCTTGCTCAGGATGTTTTTGTGACGGTATATGAGAAATGGGCCACCTTTGAAGGGAGAAGTTCATTTAAAACATGGATTTTTACGATTGCTGCCAATCGATCTAAAGATTATTTGAGGAGCTGGCATTACAGAAAGATCAGTCTTTCTTATTCAATGGCGGATTGGGGAGGCTCATATGATTCTGCAGAGGCAGAAGTAGAACAAAAAGAAAATGTCCAGGCTGTTTTATCAGTGATGATGACACTGCCTGTGAAATACCGTGAAATTTTACTGCTACACCATGATCAGGATTTGAACTATCAGGAAATGGCAGAAATCTTATCCTTACCGGTCTCAACTGTTAAAACCAGAATCCGGCGCGGGCATGAAAAAGTCAGAAAATCTTTTTTACCAGAACATAGGGGGATCAGCCATGAGTGA
- a CDS encoding YczE/YyaS/YitT family protein, with amino-acid sequence MKKGFIIGMFYLLGLLFLSFGISLMIVADLGVGPWDALYVGLSETIGFTVGTWVFILGIILILLNGYLMKRIPDFLAIITIFLIGAFMDFWLLVAFAGIDSLAMPVRAFMLVAGVGIIALGISFYLQADFARNPIDSLMLAIQERTGKSLAFSKTVMEVTVLVIAFLFGGPIGLGTVIVAFGIGAILQFFMKPVTAVRKRLTNEPAV; translated from the coding sequence TTGAAAAAGGGTTTTATTATAGGGATGTTTTATCTCCTTGGCCTGTTGTTTTTGTCTTTTGGAATCAGCTTGATGATTGTCGCTGACCTTGGTGTTGGACCATGGGATGCTTTATATGTAGGTTTATCTGAAACAATTGGTTTTACGGTTGGAACGTGGGTATTCATTCTCGGTATTATTCTGATTCTGCTGAATGGCTATCTGATGAAAAGAATTCCGGATTTCCTGGCGATCATCACGATCTTTTTGATCGGTGCTTTTATGGACTTCTGGCTGCTTGTCGCTTTTGCAGGTATAGATTCATTAGCGATGCCGGTAAGAGCATTCATGCTGGTAGCGGGTGTCGGAATCATTGCACTTGGTATTTCATTTTATCTTCAGGCAGACTTTGCACGCAATCCAATTGACAGTCTGATGCTGGCCATTCAGGAGCGGACAGGCAAAAGTCTCGCATTCTCTAAAACCGTCATGGAAGTGACCGTTCTTGTCATTGCCTTTTTATTTGGAGGACCAATAGGACTTGGAACGGTAATTGTGGCATTTGGAATCGGCGCTATTTTGCAGTTCTTTATGAAACCTGTAACAGCTGTAAGAAAACGCCTTACAAATGAACCTGCTGTATAA
- a CDS encoding DnaJ family domain-containing protein: MKNDDHVHWMDQAFKDFEKENNLSDNPGFGKPLSKDLFKGDTYAQFEKTARAAGYLPEWVKIRKQIASEIEITDDFTKKKIDQLNAKVKKYNKCCPPPLQKPLFHIDLVDKQLHNWL; this comes from the coding sequence ATGAAAAATGATGATCATGTTCACTGGATGGATCAGGCGTTTAAAGACTTTGAAAAAGAAAATAACTTAAGCGATAACCCGGGATTCGGGAAGCCGCTTTCAAAGGACTTGTTTAAAGGTGACACGTATGCACAGTTCGAGAAAACAGCGCGTGCTGCCGGTTATTTGCCGGAATGGGTGAAAATCCGAAAACAAATTGCTTCAGAAATCGAAATCACTGATGACTTCACCAAAAAGAAAATTGATCAACTCAATGCAAAGGTGAAAAAGTATAACAAGTGCTGTCCGCCGCCACTCCAAAAGCCCTTGTTTCATATTGATTTAGTTGATAAACAATTACATAATTGGCTGTAA
- a CDS encoding S-layer homology domain-containing protein — protein sequence MKKLVILAAASILLFALFPGKAKGVVSFDDVPMDHPFVWEIIYLYGEGIIDGYSDGNFRPSNNVTRAQAMKMIGKAVYLYDEQRPTPFSDVPPSHFASGFITSAYEYEWIRGYPDGTFRPNAHLTRGQAAIVLANAFKWGEAQPAHFSDVDGNTAMGKAIAKLADQGVAKGYPDGTFKPYQRITRGQFSAMLARAAEPTFVPDYLALLGTANDILAHLQNEEFEDVVSYLNEEHGLRFCPYAGSCIDHGGVMFSAEDIPGFMTDTNVYYWGDQDGSGFPIELTTDDYYSDWLMNVPYTEKERYGRSIQPATHDLIRVEYPNAKVVEFYFAGTDQYEGMDWQSLNMIFEKDENGEWKLVAIINDRWTI from the coding sequence ATGAAAAAGCTCGTGATCCTGGCGGCTGCTTCCATTCTCTTGTTTGCATTATTTCCGGGTAAAGCAAAAGGAGTTGTGTCATTCGATGATGTGCCGATGGATCATCCATTTGTATGGGAAATTATTTATCTTTACGGGGAAGGGATTATAGATGGCTATTCGGATGGAAACTTCAGACCATCCAACAATGTGACACGGGCACAGGCGATGAAAATGATCGGGAAGGCGGTTTATCTATACGATGAGCAACGACCAACACCTTTTTCAGATGTGCCACCCAGTCACTTTGCATCCGGGTTTATCACATCCGCTTATGAATACGAATGGATCAGAGGCTATCCGGATGGCACGTTCCGGCCGAATGCTCATTTAACGCGTGGCCAGGCAGCCATTGTGTTAGCGAATGCTTTTAAATGGGGAGAAGCGCAGCCTGCTCATTTCTCTGATGTTGACGGCAATACAGCCATGGGAAAAGCCATTGCGAAGCTGGCTGACCAGGGAGTAGCAAAAGGTTATCCGGACGGAACGTTTAAACCTTATCAGCGGATCACACGCGGACAGTTTTCTGCCATGCTGGCAAGGGCTGCAGAACCGACCTTTGTTCCGGACTATCTGGCGTTGCTTGGAACAGCAAACGATATTTTAGCACATCTCCAGAATGAAGAATTTGAGGATGTTGTATCGTATCTGAATGAAGAACACGGGCTTCGGTTCTGCCCTTATGCAGGCAGCTGTATTGATCATGGAGGAGTCATGTTTTCTGCTGAGGACATACCTGGGTTTATGACAGACACTAATGTTTACTATTGGGGAGATCAGGATGGATCAGGTTTCCCAATTGAATTAACAACAGATGACTATTACAGCGACTGGCTAATGAATGTACCGTACACTGAAAAAGAGAGATATGGACGATCTATTCAGCCTGCCACACATGATTTGATCAGGGTAGAATATCCAAACGCCAAAGTTGTTGAATTTTACTTTGCGGGAACAGACCAATACGAGGGAATGGACTGGCAAAGCTTAAATATGATTTTTGAAAAAGACGAAAATGGTGAGTGGAAGCTTGTTGCAATCATCAATGACCGCTGGACGATCTGA
- a CDS encoding bifunctional diguanylate cyclase/phosphodiesterase: MKLQQQTLWVIGGSMFVFLLLLTTIIRPMLLEDALSMDEAALDRDLDRIERAIVNEGNELNRLADDWAQWDDTYEYVNGRYFDFVRSNINQQTFENNHFWRMIIINNSNQVMLDRSYGYRSEKNFLGEGVLNLEPSRTPYLIKGENTFFYAAVKEIYPNEGRNASGGKFLVFRPLNADHIAFIGRELSMDLSSFIKVVPSTGQNRMTRVASEDILQGFLYLNSADGESQLAITVEKNRNYYLSKKDVISKFVIYLIILLSVIALVLFLIFDRLLVSRISSISTQLNRIEETKDFESRVSWKIHNGDEIHRLGTSINGMLTSVDQSQREVYSMAQHDQLTGLLNRYGVYEEFKKISSNPGSKAAFIFFDLDGFKRINDSLGHKAGDLLLKKVSKRLKEFVLNEKEIIARMGGDEFLMLAPCGDADALMERTNAMLRHLKQNYSLGDIQTFITTSVGVAIYPQDGETFDEVLQSADIAMYEAKRKGKNQFVFYHALESDLDYRNILTLENDLKFALKNKELYLDYQPVYTGNRNRMTGVEALIRWNHPEKGLISPSVFVPIAENGSFISDIGEWVMEEALRQHVKWREMGLGEIGVAINVSKMQMKNKNRFLDKLDDLLSKFKVDPSILQIEITESDIFFFDGEVIEFAATLQEKGVRVALDDFGVGTSTLFNLKKLPVDVVKIDRSFVQNVPNVHFDTKLLSGIYQVLEDLGFHVITEGVETKEQVAYILSNSDSDIQGYYFSRPVKPEQIALLLEQEITVREAAADQR, translated from the coding sequence ATGAAGCTTCAACAGCAAACGTTATGGGTGATTGGTGGAAGTATGTTTGTTTTTCTACTTCTCCTCACGACTATTATACGTCCGATGCTATTAGAAGATGCTTTGTCTATGGATGAAGCCGCATTGGATAGAGACCTTGACCGGATTGAAAGAGCCATAGTCAATGAAGGAAATGAGTTAAACCGTCTGGCTGATGACTGGGCGCAATGGGATGATACATATGAATACGTTAATGGCCGGTATTTTGATTTTGTCAGGTCAAATATTAATCAGCAAACATTTGAAAACAATCATTTTTGGCGCATGATTATTATCAACAACAGCAATCAAGTCATGCTGGATCGCTCTTACGGATATCGTTCTGAAAAGAATTTTCTCGGGGAAGGTGTGCTGAATCTTGAGCCTTCCAGGACGCCTTATCTGATCAAAGGGGAAAATACCTTTTTTTATGCTGCAGTTAAAGAAATTTATCCGAATGAAGGAAGAAATGCTTCCGGAGGGAAATTTCTTGTGTTCAGGCCGTTGAATGCAGACCATATTGCCTTTATTGGCAGAGAGCTCTCAATGGATCTTAGCAGTTTTATTAAGGTCGTCCCATCAACTGGACAAAACAGAATGACTCGCGTGGCAAGTGAAGATATCCTTCAGGGATTTTTGTATCTAAATAGTGCAGATGGTGAATCGCAGCTGGCCATCACAGTTGAAAAAAATAGAAACTATTATTTATCCAAAAAAGACGTGATCAGCAAGTTTGTTATTTATCTTATCATTTTGCTCTCAGTTATTGCGTTGGTTCTTTTCCTGATTTTTGACCGGTTGCTCGTGTCCAGAATTTCATCGATTTCGACACAGCTTAACCGAATAGAGGAAACAAAGGATTTTGAATCAAGAGTAAGCTGGAAGATTCACAATGGAGACGAAATTCATCGACTGGGCACTTCTATTAATGGAATGCTTACATCAGTGGATCAAAGTCAACGTGAAGTCTACAGTATGGCGCAGCATGATCAGTTAACCGGACTGCTGAATCGTTATGGAGTTTATGAAGAATTTAAAAAAATATCATCTAACCCGGGTTCCAAAGCAGCCTTTATCTTTTTTGATCTCGATGGCTTTAAGCGGATTAATGATTCACTTGGTCATAAAGCTGGAGACCTCCTGTTAAAGAAAGTATCGAAGCGATTGAAGGAATTTGTGCTGAACGAAAAAGAAATCATCGCACGAATGGGTGGAGATGAGTTTTTAATGCTTGCTCCTTGTGGAGATGCGGATGCGTTGATGGAAAGAACGAACGCAATGCTGCGGCATTTAAAGCAGAACTATTCACTTGGAGACATTCAAACCTTTATCACAACGAGTGTAGGGGTTGCCATTTATCCTCAGGACGGTGAGACGTTTGACGAAGTGCTGCAATCCGCAGATATCGCAATGTATGAAGCGAAGCGGAAAGGGAAAAATCAGTTTGTTTTTTATCATGCATTAGAATCAGACCTTGATTACCGTAACATCCTGACACTTGAGAATGATTTGAAGTTTGCGCTGAAAAATAAAGAACTGTATCTTGATTATCAGCCCGTTTATACGGGGAACCGAAACCGGATGACCGGGGTAGAGGCATTAATTCGCTGGAACCATCCGGAAAAAGGGCTGATCTCTCCAAGTGTATTTGTACCGATTGCTGAAAATGGAAGCTTCATCAGCGACATTGGGGAATGGGTGATGGAAGAAGCACTCCGTCAGCATGTAAAGTGGCGTGAGATGGGCCTTGGGGAAATCGGTGTCGCCATTAATGTTTCAAAAATGCAGATGAAGAACAAAAATCGCTTTCTCGATAAGCTGGATGATCTCCTCTCAAAATTTAAAGTAGATCCATCCATTTTACAAATTGAAATTACGGAAAGTGATATCTTCTTTTTTGATGGGGAAGTGATCGAATTCGCTGCGACACTTCAGGAAAAGGGAGTTCGTGTTGCGCTTGATGATTTCGGAGTAGGAACGTCTACATTATTTAACCTGAAGAAACTTCCGGTAGATGTCGTGAAAATTGACCGTTCGTTTGTTCAAAACGTGCCAAACGTTCATTTTGACACAAAACTACTATCGGGCATCTATCAGGTGTTAGAGGACCTTGGTTTTCATGTCATTACAGAGGGTGTGGAAACGAAAGAGCAGGTTGCCTATATTTTATCGAACAGTGATTCGGATATTCAGGGCTATTACTTCAGCAGACCCGTTAAGCCTGAACAGATCGCACTGCTGCTTGAGCAGGAAATTACAGTCAGGGAAGCAGCTGCGGATCAACGATAA